In one window of Drosophila mauritiana strain mau12 chromosome X, ASM438214v1, whole genome shotgun sequence DNA:
- the LOC117148471 gene encoding elastin, with protein MSNTFSYWNGQPVNAPVYPQMGDFMQHSAAGAAAPPPLATAAPGLGAAGGLGGWPGQGAAQAHSMLPYAGGAGAMPGAMPGAMPGAMPGAMPGGMSMTAQHLVPPPVPSVDRSIFGDIPGRNEPCMDNGEAFCAYNGMDMSMNYGGSGASKGGYW; from the coding sequence ATGTCGAACACATTTTCCTACTGGAATGGCCAGCCGGTGAATGCTCCCGTCTATCCGCAGATGGGTGACTTCATGCAGCACTCGGCCGCTGGAGCAGCCGCTCCACCACCActagcaacagcagcaccagGATTAGGAGCAGCCGGCGGACTAGGAGGTTGGCCCGGCCAGGGCGCAGCTCAGGCACACTCCATGCTGCCATATGCCGGAGGAGCCGGCGCCATGCCGGGTGCCATGCCAGGTGCCATGCCAGGTGCCATGCCGGGCGCCATGCCGGGTGGCATGTCCATGACAGCACAGCATTTAGTGCCGCCACCCGTGCCCTCTGTGGATCGCTCGATATTTGGAGATATTCCCGGACGAAATGAACCGTGCATGGACAATGGCGAGGCCTTCTGCGCCTACAACGGCATGGACATGAGCATGAACTACGGCGGAAGCGGTGCATCCAAAGGTGGCTACTGGTAG